Genomic segment of Pseudomonas sp. CCI4.2:
ACTGGGTTTAAATCAGCGGGTTCAAGCCAACCGATTTAACAGTGCTTTGGCAACACCCTCGGAACTTGCAGGGTTCTGCCCGGTTATCAATTGGCCGTCTTCGATGATAAACGGCTGCCAATCGGCGCCTTTCTGGTAATCAGCACCCAGTGCCTGGAATTCGTCCTCAATCAGGAACGGCACCACCTCAGTGAGCCCGACCGCCGCTTCTTCCGCGTTGGTAAAGCCGGTAACCCGACGGCCTTTCACCAAGGGTTGACCATTAGCCGCCTTGACGTGACGCAAGGCGCCGGGAGCATGGCAGACAAAGCCGATAGGCTTACCGGCGCGCTCGAACGCTTCGATCAAGGCGATTGAGGTGCTCGACTCTGCCAAGTCCCACAAAGGCCCGTGACCACCTGGGTAAAACACCGTATCAAAATCTGCGGCGTTGACTGTTTCCAACTTCACGGTGCTGGCCAAGGCCTGTTGCGCTACGGGGTCCGCCTTGAAACGTTCGGTCATTTCAGTCTGAGCGTCGGCGTCATCACTCTTCGGGTCTAGCGGTGGTTGGCCGCCGGCTGGCGATGCCAGCAGCACTTGGGCCCCAGCGTCCTTGAAGGTGTAATAAGGCGAGGCGAACTCTTCGAGCCAGAATCCGGTTTTTTTCCCGGTGCTGCCCAACGTGTCGTGCGAGGTCAATACCATCAATACTTTCATGTCTGCTTCCTCGGGGTGGATAGGTTTCAATAGGGTTCGGTGCAGCCCAAAAGCTGTCGAGTCATCAACAGCGCTTGGTCAAATGGATCGGAGGTACGGGTGATCTTGGCCATCACGCTCGCCCCCAGCCATAACGAATACAAGCGTGATGCCAGCGCTGCGGGTGCTTGATCAATCGTCAGTGAGCCTTGTTCAACGCCTCGAGACACGGCGCCCTCCAGGCACTTGATGATCCGCGAAGTGCCGCGATCAAGTGCCGACCTCATGGGTTCGGAAAGATCGGCGACCTCAGCGCCCAACTTGACTGCCAGGCACTTGCCTGAATCAGTCCCCTTGGTTTGGTTTTCAATCCATCGTTGCCAATACAGCATTAACTTGTGACCTTCAGGTACATCGGACCGCTGGAAAAGCGCTTCGACCCCTTTCAAATAAGTCTCGAAATAGTCATCCAACAGCGCAACACCGAACACGTCCTTGGAACCAAAGTAATGGTAAAACGAGCCTTTCGGAACGTTAGCGGCTTTAAGCACCTCGTTCAGGCCTACTGCTGAAAAGCCTTTCTTGCTCACAATCAACTGCGCGGCATCAAGGATGCTCTGTTTCACCGGTTTGCTTGCGCTCGTCGTCATCAATCACCGCCGCTAAGTAGACCAGTCGTCTACGCCGTTGAGGTGAATGTTAGAGGCCGACAAAAACCTGCGCAATGTCGTATCCGCAAGGATTCCGGACATCGGGCTGACGTGATTGAAGATCAGCGAGGTGCTGATGGGAATAACGTTTCAATGATCAGAAGTAAGTTGCCACTTGCACGGCAGGCACTGACAATCACGCCCTATGACAAATTCCCCGGAGCGGTTGAATGCATAGCGTCGCGCTGATTATTTACCCCAATTTTCAATCGCTTAGTCTCTCGTTGGGCTCGGTGTTCGAGTGTGCGAACTTGCTCCGTGGCGAGCAGGCCTATGAGTTTCACCTGGTGTCAGAAACCGGCGGCGCCGTCATGACCTCAGCAGGCTACTCGGTGAACAGCGAGCCCATGCGCGCCGAGGGCTATGACACGCTGATCGTTAGCGGTTACCTGGAATTCCGCTTGCCGGAAAAAAACTTGCTCGACTTCGTCAGGGCCGCGTCTGCGCAGTCGCGGCGGATCGTTTCGTTGTGCATGGGCGTGTTTGTCCTCGCCGAGGCCGGTTTGCTCGAGGGCAAGCGCGCAACCACGCATTGGCTTCACGCACCGGCGTTTAAAAAGCGCTATCCGGGCATTCGCCTTGAGGAAGATCGATTGTTCGTGGTCGACGGCCACGTCTGGACCGGCGCAGGGATGAGCGCCGGCGTTGACCTTGCACTGGCAATGGTCGAAAACGATTTGGGCAGCGACTTGGCCCGCAGAATCGCCCGAAAACTGGTCATCTACCAACGGCGCGGCAGCGAACAATCGCAGTTGTCGGCGCTGCTGGAACTGGACCCTAAATCTGATCGTGTGCAGTTGGCGTTAGCCTATGCGCGAGAGAATTTGACCTACGACCTATCGGTCGAAGCGCTCGCGGCGGTTGCAAGGTTAAGTCCGCGTCAATTCAGCCGAGTGTTTCGCGAGGAAACCGGGCAAACCCCGGCCAAGGCCATTGAGCGCCTGCGTGTCGAAGCGGCGAGGACGATGATGGAGACCAGCCGCCATCCGATAGAAGTGGTCGCCACTGAGACCGGGTTCGGTGATCGGGAACGGATGCGCCAAGCGTTCCTGCGTGCGTTCGGTCAACCGCCGCAAGCCATGCACAAGCCACTGTTCAACGCAGCGGCCGGCGTAACCATGAGCTGAAGACGCCTTCGCGCTGCTCACAAGCCCTACAACGTGCGCCCATGCCCGGCTGATCTTATATTCGCTCATGAACCCATAACCGCCATGCAGTTGCAGGAACTCATCCAGCAGCTTGCCTTGCATCTCTGAGCCCAGCAGTTTGGCTATGGCGGCGATGTCTGGCGTGGGCACAGGCGATCACCGCCAGGACGAATCAGGCAATCGGAATCAAAGGGTCCGCGGCGGCCCATACGGTTTCGCGGTTAGCCGCCGGGGGGTAAATCCACACGGTATTGATCTGGGTCTTGAGTGACTTGCCTTCCTGTTTGATCAGTTTGACCTGACGATCCCAACCTTCGGTATACACCGCACCCCAGGCACCCAAATCCAGGCAGGTGACGTATTTAGGTTGGCTGTACGGGGTCGGCGTCACGCCGAGTATCTGCGCAGCAACGTTATTGCCCGCATGGCGACCTAATACGATGGCGTGCTGGCAGGTCATCAGTGCGTGATTGCCAATGTCATCGGTGGCAGCGTAGGCCACATCGCCGGTGGCAAAAATGTCTTCTTGGCCAATGACCTTGAGCTGGCCATCCACGTGCAAGCGGCCAAGGGCATCACGTTCGCCGGGGATCTGTTCTGTCAGTGAGCTGGCGCGAACGCCGGTGGTCCAGACCACGGTCTTGGCGTCGATGTGCCGACCATCAGACAGGGTCACGCCGTTTTCATCGACGGCAACTACCGACGATTTCAAGCTCCATTTCACGCCCAGTTCAGCGCTGGCTTCGGCAATCGACTCGCTGATTTCAACGCCCATGGACGTGCCGATTTTTTCTCCTCGATCGACGATGATC
This window contains:
- a CDS encoding TetR/AcrR family transcriptional regulator, giving the protein MTTSASKPVKQSILDAAQLIVSKKGFSAVGLNEVLKAANVPKGSFYHYFGSKDVFGVALLDDYFETYLKGVEALFQRSDVPEGHKLMLYWQRWIENQTKGTDSGKCLAVKLGAEVADLSEPMRSALDRGTSRIIKCLEGAVSRGVEQGSLTIDQAPAALASRLYSLWLGASVMAKITRTSDPFDQALLMTRQLLGCTEPY
- a CDS encoding NAD(P)/FAD-dependent oxidoreductase — its product is MKQHILVIGAGFGGMWTALSATRLLNIHDRHNVEVTVLAPQAQLRVRPRLYEPDAHHLFAPIGELFDAVGVKFIKGAAQTIDVHLKQVGYSDASGAKHVLSYDKLVLASGSRLAASNTQGVAKYAFDVDQIETAVRLEDHLKSLANVPESKARNTVVVAGGGFTGIETATEMPARLRAILGEGADIEVIIVDRGEKIGTSMGVEISESIAEASAELGVKWSLKSSVVAVDENGVTLSDGRHIDAKTVVWTTGVRASSLTEQIPGERDALGRLHVDGQLKVIGQEDIFATGDVAYAATDDIGNHALMTCQHAIVLGRHAGNNVAAQILGVTPTPYSQPKYVTCLDLGAWGAVYTEGWDRQVKLIKQEGKSLKTQINTVWIYPPAANRETVWAAADPLIPIA
- a CDS encoding type 1 glutamine amidotransferase domain-containing protein, whose protein sequence is MKVLMVLTSHDTLGSTGKKTGFWLEEFASPYYTFKDAGAQVLLASPAGGQPPLDPKSDDADAQTEMTERFKADPVAQQALASTVKLETVNAADFDTVFYPGGHGPLWDLAESSTSIALIEAFERAGKPIGFVCHAPGALRHVKAANGQPLVKGRRVTGFTNAEEAAVGLTEVVPFLIEDEFQALGADYQKGADWQPFIIEDGQLITGQNPASSEGVAKALLNRLA
- a CDS encoding GlxA family transcriptional regulator, translating into MHSVALIIYPNFQSLSLSLGSVFECANLLRGEQAYEFHLVSETGGAVMTSAGYSVNSEPMRAEGYDTLIVSGYLEFRLPEKNLLDFVRAASAQSRRIVSLCMGVFVLAEAGLLEGKRATTHWLHAPAFKKRYPGIRLEEDRLFVVDGHVWTGAGMSAGVDLALAMVENDLGSDLARRIARKLVIYQRRGSEQSQLSALLELDPKSDRVQLALAYARENLTYDLSVEALAAVARLSPRQFSRVFREETGQTPAKAIERLRVEAARTMMETSRHPIEVVATETGFGDRERMRQAFLRAFGQPPQAMHKPLFNAAAGVTMS